The following are encoded together in the Blautia obeum ATCC 29174 genome:
- a CDS encoding rhomboid family intramembrane serine protease produces MEELRKEPVTAGLILLNILVFLIVEFTGSSQNTMHMLDCGAAFTPMIIQGGEYYRLFTCMFLHFGIEHLLNNMLVLFVLGSRLEQVIGKIKFLLIYLIGGVFGNVISLLIELRTQDFAVSAGASGAVFAVMGAMIYIVIRNKGWLGDLSMRQILVMAAFSLYFGFASTGVDNTAHVGGMVSGFFLAVIFYHPGRKI; encoded by the coding sequence GTGGAAGAATTACGCAAAGAGCCGGTGACTGCCGGACTGATCCTGTTGAATATTCTGGTATTTTTGATCGTGGAATTTACAGGAAGCTCCCAGAATACCATGCATATGCTGGATTGTGGAGCTGCCTTTACACCAATGATCATTCAGGGTGGAGAATATTACAGACTGTTCACCTGTATGTTTCTGCATTTTGGAATTGAACATCTTCTGAATAACATGCTGGTTTTATTTGTACTTGGGAGCAGACTGGAACAGGTAATTGGAAAAATAAAATTTCTGTTGATCTATCTGATCGGTGGAGTATTTGGAAATGTGATTTCTTTACTTATCGAATTACGTACGCAGGATTTTGCTGTATCAGCAGGAGCATCCGGAGCGGTGTTTGCAGTTATGGGAGCCATGATCTATATTGTCATTCGCAATAAAGGATGGCTGGGTGATCTGTCTATGAGACAGATTCTGGTCATGGCAGCTTTTTCTCTGTATTTTGGTTTCGCAAGTACGGGAGTGGATAACACAGCCCATGTAGGCGGGATGGTGTCCGGGTTCTTTCTTGCAGTGATTTTTTATCATCCTGGAAGAAAAATATAA
- a CDS encoding DUF6382 domain-containing protein, with protein MFAEYKRDVSHNYLILHGDETINTTSYQVRILTGNIMSSILKCRMQGLDGTWLFYYDITSKQSLASFYEQRKLQGEDLEMILKGFLHVIEEMAEFLLNTEQLVLCPEYIFLDVEKKEVSFCCLPDYHRPVQEQFRELTEYLLPKLDHEDPTAVNLGYGIYRKAMEPGMQLENIKELLYRSENSKEKIAESDTKIRDKEEYVEEMEEPPQFFQEEKKEKKDRKWQPAAGCAVGVLFLLGILIFRYLGYFPEIPIEVVLGAAILLMGVGAGWTWMEEKKKKKQEQSAEWRNKVQRELAGMNIEKHETERNNTGRKEIKDIEQKSEKQNRTEQNSWECEKTGEDTAEQETYGETVVLSAGQLSGTASLVSREPGELPTVYLERELTVIGKLEQASDVVISLPTVSRVHARIRKTGENYYLADLNSRNGTSVNGRLLGAEEEYFLQDEDQVDFAQARYVFLKG; from the coding sequence ATGTTTGCAGAATATAAAAGAGATGTAAGTCATAATTATCTGATCCTCCATGGGGATGAAACAATCAATACCACTTCTTATCAGGTACGGATCCTGACAGGAAATATAATGTCTTCTATATTAAAATGCCGCATGCAGGGACTGGATGGAACATGGCTCTTTTATTATGATATCACTTCAAAGCAGTCGCTGGCATCTTTTTACGAACAGCGTAAACTGCAGGGAGAAGATCTGGAAATGATTTTGAAAGGATTTCTCCATGTAATAGAAGAAATGGCAGAGTTTCTTCTGAATACGGAACAGCTGGTGCTTTGCCCGGAATATATTTTTCTGGATGTGGAGAAAAAAGAGGTTTCGTTCTGCTGTCTGCCGGATTATCACCGTCCGGTGCAGGAACAGTTTCGGGAACTGACCGAATATTTGTTGCCCAAACTTGACCATGAGGATCCGACAGCCGTAAATCTTGGATATGGAATTTACCGAAAAGCCATGGAGCCAGGGATGCAGCTGGAAAATATTAAGGAATTGCTTTATCGATCTGAGAACAGTAAAGAGAAAATTGCAGAGAGCGATACAAAAATCAGAGATAAGGAAGAGTACGTGGAAGAAATGGAGGAGCCACCGCAATTTTTTCAGGAGGAAAAAAAGGAGAAAAAGGACAGGAAGTGGCAGCCTGCAGCCGGGTGTGCAGTGGGGGTTCTGTTCCTGCTGGGAATTCTCATTTTCCGCTATCTGGGATATTTTCCGGAAATTCCAATAGAAGTTGTATTGGGAGCGGCAATACTCCTGATGGGAGTTGGGGCAGGATGGACCTGGATGGAAGAAAAAAAGAAGAAAAAACAGGAACAGTCTGCAGAATGGAGAAATAAAGTACAGCGGGAACTCGCCGGAATGAATATAGAAAAACATGAAACAGAAAGAAACAATACAGGGAGAAAAGAAATAAAAGATATAGAGCAAAAGAGTGAAAAACAAAACCGTACAGAACAAAATTCATGGGAATGTGAGAAAACTGGTGAGGATACAGCAGAACAGGAAACATATGGTGAAACGGTAGTTCTTTCGGCAGGACAGCTGTCAGGTACAGCCAGCCTGGTAAGTCGGGAACCCGGAGAACTTCCGACGGTTTATCTGGAACGGGAACTGACCGTGATCGGAAAGCTGGAACAGGCTTCGGATGTAGTGATCTCGCTTCCGACAGTCAGCCGGGTGCATGCAAGAATACGCAAAACAGGTGAGAACTATTATCTGGCAGATCTGAATTCCAGGAATGGAACTTCTGTTAATGGCAGACTGCTTGGGGCAGAGGAAGAATATTTTCTGCAGGATGAGGATCAGGTGGATTTTGCTCAGGCAAGATATGTATTTCTGAAGGGATAG
- a CDS encoding 5'-methylthioadenosine/adenosylhomocysteine nucleosidase has translation MRCIGIIGAMEVEVASLKEQMKDIQVTRKASMEFYSGIIEGKNVVVVRSGIGKVNAAVCTQILIDDFKAEVVINTGIAGSLNADINIGDIVVSTDLIHHDMNAVAFGYPVGQIPQMEAFSFHSDDALRALAVKACKEANPDIGVFEGRIASGDQFVADQGVKDFITKEFGAYAVEMEGAAIAQAAYLNNVPFLVIRAISDKADGSAEMDYPTFEAQAAEHSFKLTLRILKDIQG, from the coding sequence ATGAGATGTATTGGTATTATAGGAGCAATGGAAGTTGAAGTAGCAAGTCTCAAAGAACAGATGAAAGATATTCAGGTGACACGTAAGGCTTCCATGGAATTTTATTCAGGTATTATCGAAGGAAAAAACGTAGTTGTTGTCCGTTCTGGAATTGGTAAGGTCAATGCAGCAGTCTGCACACAGATTCTGATCGATGATTTCAAAGCAGAAGTAGTGATCAACACCGGTATCGCAGGAAGCCTGAATGCAGACATCAACATTGGAGATATCGTTGTTTCCACAGATCTGATCCATCATGATATGAATGCCGTTGCATTTGGTTATCCGGTTGGACAGATTCCGCAGATGGAAGCTTTTTCTTTCCACAGTGATGATGCACTTCGCGCACTTGCAGTAAAAGCATGCAAAGAAGCAAATCCTGATATCGGAGTATTCGAGGGACGCATTGCATCCGGTGACCAGTTTGTGGCAGACCAGGGTGTCAAAGATTTTATTACAAAAGAATTTGGAGCATACGCTGTTGAAATGGAAGGCGCGGCAATCGCACAGGCAGCATATCTGAACAATGTACCTTTCCTTGTGATCCGTGCAATTTCTGACAAAGCAGATGGAAGTGCAGAGATGGATTATCCGACATTCGAAGCGCAGGCAGCAGAGCACAGTTTCAAACTGACACTCCGCATTCTGAAAGACATTCAGGGCTGA
- a CDS encoding HIT family protein: protein MENCIFCKIANGEIPSATLYEDEDFRVILDLGPASKGHALILPKAHAANIYELPDETAGKAMILAKHMATRLRDGLHCDGFNIVQNNGEIAGQTVFHFHMHLIPRYEGDQVGLTWKPGELTDEMKEEILAKVKA from the coding sequence ATGGAAAACTGTATTTTTTGTAAAATTGCAAACGGAGAAATTCCATCCGCTACTTTATATGAAGACGAAGATTTTCGCGTAATTCTGGATCTCGGTCCGGCTTCAAAGGGACATGCACTGATCCTGCCCAAAGCTCATGCAGCCAATATTTATGAACTTCCGGATGAGACTGCCGGAAAAGCAATGATCCTTGCCAAACATATGGCAACCAGGCTCAGAGACGGACTGCACTGTGACGGGTTTAACATTGTACAGAATAATGGAGAAATTGCCGGTCAGACTGTATTTCATTTTCATATGCATCTGATTCCGCGTTATGAAGGTGATCAGGTCGGACTTACATGGAAACCGGGAGAACTGACAGACGAGATGAAGGAAGAGATCCTGGCAAAAGTCAAAGCATAA
- a CDS encoding TIGR03905 family TSCPD domain-containing protein translates to MVYKTSGVCSSAISFEIDDAGKVHDVKFQGGCSGNTQGVARLVEGMDAKEAISRMEGIRCGFKPTSCPDQLAKALKEALN, encoded by the coding sequence ATGGTATATAAAACATCTGGTGTCTGTTCAAGCGCCATTTCATTTGAGATCGACGATGCAGGAAAAGTTCATGATGTAAAATTCCAGGGCGGCTGCTCCGGTAATACACAGGGCGTTGCCAGACTGGTAGAAGGCATGGATGCCAAAGAAGCTATCAGCAGAATGGAAGGGATTCGTTGTGGCTTCAAACCAACATCCTGCCCGGATCAGCTTGCAAAAGCTCTGAAAGAAGCTCTGAACTGA
- a CDS encoding DUF6147 family protein: MNIWKKILGISLAVSLSVGMSIAPVYADTISILDEITDEETTEDFAEDTSTILARSSYLNLGNVKIQKISSNEISIFGLTDCHKKCSKVYLSLFLERKVNGSYGTYKIWEFTANNASSLSKTIDVAVPSGTYYRVRGYHAASQSGTKESTSTLTQGIMVK; the protein is encoded by the coding sequence ATGAATATCTGGAAGAAGATTCTGGGAATCAGTCTGGCAGTTAGTTTATCTGTTGGAATGAGTATTGCACCGGTATATGCAGATACTATCAGCATTCTCGATGAGATCACAGATGAAGAGACCACAGAAGATTTTGCAGAAGATACTTCAACGATTCTGGCAAGAAGCAGTTATCTGAATCTTGGAAATGTAAAAATTCAAAAAATTTCCAGCAATGAAATTTCAATTTTCGGATTGACGGATTGTCATAAAAAGTGTAGTAAAGTATATCTGTCTTTGTTTTTGGAGAGGAAGGTCAATGGAAGCTACGGAACTTATAAAATATGGGAATTTACAGCGAACAATGCATCAAGTTTGAGTAAAACAATCGACGTAGCAGTTCCATCAGGTACATATTACCGTGTGCGTGGATACCATGCAGCCAGCCAGTCGGGTACAAAAGAATCTACCTCTACGCTGACACAGGGTATCATGGTCAAATAA
- a CDS encoding RNA polymerase sigma factor, protein MIIENFDDFYDHYQGFSAYVAFCITEDYELSKDISQEVFLALFKVKEKLDYSRPDKLKALVMKATSNKCMDYYRKASSRQESYTIDDEENAYEPVDEKSNPEARILRMEEAKYQKLVLNRLRKRNPMNYDILVKTKFQELSAAEVASEYGITPNNVNNRNLRSKAWIIEEMEKICRQSHR, encoded by the coding sequence ATGATAATTGAGAATTTTGATGATTTTTACGATCACTACCAAGGATTCTCAGCATATGTCGCTTTTTGCATCACAGAAGATTACGAGCTTTCAAAAGATATCAGTCAGGAAGTTTTTCTGGCATTATTTAAAGTGAAAGAAAAACTGGATTATTCCAGACCTGACAAATTGAAAGCACTGGTGATGAAAGCGACATCCAACAAATGTATGGACTATTATAGAAAAGCCTCATCCAGACAGGAAAGTTATACGATTGATGATGAGGAAAATGCGTATGAGCCGGTGGATGAAAAGAGTAATCCAGAGGCAAGAATACTTCGTATGGAAGAAGCGAAATATCAGAAACTTGTACTGAACAGACTTCGGAAGAGGAATCCGATGAATTACGATATTCTGGTCAAAACAAAATTCCAGGAACTCTCAGCAGCAGAAGTGGCAAGTGAGTATGGGATTACACCGAATAATGTAAATAACAGGAATCTGCGGTCGAAAGCCTGGATAATTGAAGAAATGGAAAAGATATGCAGGCAGTCACATCGATAA
- a CDS encoding prepilin peptidase, which yields MQIREVMTVLFLAVMGWKDWKKKEISLLLTGTYGIIGLAFSIYAERPLEDWLLPFGVSLMILAVSVLTGGEIGMGDGWIFLALGTMLHTEMYVRMACIGMLIAAVYAGVLLVICKKGRKTEIPLVPFLLFGYLGGLLL from the coding sequence ATGCAGATCAGAGAAGTAATGACCGTGTTGTTCCTGGCAGTTATGGGCTGGAAAGACTGGAAGAAAAAAGAAATTTCACTGTTGCTGACAGGTACTTATGGAATCATTGGTCTTGCCTTTAGCATTTATGCAGAAAGACCACTGGAAGACTGGCTGCTGCCATTTGGTGTGAGCCTGATGATACTGGCGGTAAGTGTTCTGACCGGTGGAGAGATTGGAATGGGCGATGGCTGGATTTTTCTGGCACTAGGAACAATGCTGCATACAGAAATGTATGTAAGAATGGCATGTATCGGAATGTTGATCGCAGCGGTGTATGCGGGAGTCCTTCTGGTTATATGCAAAAAAGGACGCAAGACAGAAATTCCACTGGTGCCTTTCTTACTGTTTGGATATCTGGGAGGATTATTGCTATGA
- a CDS encoding MBL fold metallo-hydrolase RNA specificity domain-containing protein, with the protein MKITFIGATHEVTGSCYYLEAAGKKFLVDCGMEQGPDYYENQDIPVKGSDLDFVLLTHAHMDHSGNLPAIYAKGFQGPIYATQATCHLCDIMLRDSAHIQMFEAEWRNRKGRRQGKPEFVPAYTMEDAMGVIQNFVPCPYEKTIKPAEGISVRFVDAGHLLGSASIEITIQEDGKEKKIVFSGDIGNLNQPLIKDPVYLHDADYVIMESTYGDRSHGERPDYIAMLTEVIQHTFDRGGSVVIPSFAVGRTQEMLYFIRQIKEEGRVHGHDNFKVYVDSPLANEATTIFNEHIYDCFDEEAMALVKKGINPLMFPGLKTSITSDDSKAINFDEDCKVIISASGMCDAGRIKHHLKHNLWNPNNTILFVGYQAIGTLGRALIEGATEVKLFGETVAVGAEIRQMPGISGHADVNGLMTWIKAFKEKPEKVFVTHGDDEVTEIFARRLQEELGLDSMAPFSGTVYDLANNTCIYEAQGIKITKASVSPKASRAARAFQKLVAMGQRLMSVIRKNEGMPNKDLERFSRDIQSLCDKWDRDDLS; encoded by the coding sequence ATGAAGATTACCTTTATTGGGGCGACACATGAAGTAACCGGAAGCTGTTATTATCTGGAAGCAGCAGGAAAGAAATTCCTGGTAGACTGCGGTATGGAACAGGGGCCGGATTACTACGAGAATCAGGATATTCCTGTAAAGGGAAGTGACCTGGATTTTGTTCTTCTGACCCATGCACATATGGATCACTCCGGAAATCTTCCCGCTATTTATGCAAAAGGTTTTCAGGGCCCGATTTATGCAACACAGGCTACCTGCCACCTTTGTGACATTATGCTTCGAGACAGTGCCCACATTCAGATGTTCGAGGCAGAGTGGCGTAACCGTAAAGGACGCCGCCAGGGCAAGCCGGAATTTGTTCCTGCTTACACCATGGAAGATGCGATGGGCGTTATCCAGAATTTTGTTCCGTGCCCGTATGAAAAAACCATCAAACCGGCAGAAGGAATCAGCGTTCGCTTTGTAGATGCCGGCCACCTTCTTGGTTCTGCAAGTATTGAGATCACGATTCAGGAAGATGGCAAAGAGAAAAAAATCGTCTTCTCCGGCGATATCGGTAACCTGAATCAGCCACTGATCAAGGATCCGGTTTATCTCCATGATGCAGATTATGTAATCATGGAATCTACTTACGGTGACAGAAGCCACGGTGAACGCCCGGATTATATAGCAATGCTTACCGAAGTGATCCAGCATACTTTTGACCGTGGTGGAAGCGTTGTCATTCCTTCTTTTGCAGTTGGCCGTACACAGGAAATGCTGTATTTTATCCGTCAGATCAAGGAAGAAGGACGCGTGCATGGACACGATAACTTTAAGGTCTATGTCGACAGCCCGCTGGCAAATGAAGCGACAACGATCTTTAATGAACATATTTATGACTGCTTTGATGAAGAAGCTATGGCACTGGTCAAAAAGGGAATCAACCCGTTGATGTTCCCGGGATTAAAGACCTCGATTACCAGTGACGATTCAAAAGCGATCAACTTTGACGAAGACTGCAAGGTTATCATTTCCGCGAGCGGTATGTGCGATGCCGGCCGAATCAAACATCATCTGAAACATAATCTGTGGAATCCGAACAATACGATCCTGTTTGTCGGTTATCAGGCAATCGGAACGCTTGGCCGTGCCCTGATCGAAGGTGCGACCGAAGTTAAACTGTTTGGTGAGACGGTTGCTGTAGGCGCAGAGATCCGTCAGATGCCGGGTATCAGCGGTCATGCGGATGTGAATGGCCTGATGACCTGGATCAAGGCGTTCAAAGAAAAGCCGGAAAAAGTATTTGTCACCCACGGCGATGATGAAGTGACCGAGATCTTTGCAAGAAGACTGCAGGAGGAACTGGGACTGGATTCTATGGCACCGTTCAGCGGAACCGTCTATGATCTGGCGAACAATACCTGTATCTATGAGGCACAGGGAATCAAAATCACGAAAGCTTCTGTTTCTCCGAAAGCAAGCAGAGCCGCACGTGCATTCCAGAAGCTGGTTGCTATGGGACAGCGCCTTATGTCTGTTATCCGAAAGAACGAAGGCATGCCGAACAAAGACCTGGAGCGTTTCAGCAGAGATATACAGTCGCTGTGTGACAAGTGGGACAGAGATGATCTCTCCTGA
- a CDS encoding undecaprenyldiphospho-muramoylpentapeptide beta-N-acetylglucosaminyltransferase, with protein sequence MKHIVLTGGGTAGHVTPNIALIPTLKAAGYQISYIGSYEGIERKLIEEMGIPYYGISSGKLRRYFDPKNFSDPFRVLKGFHEAKKLLKKLKPDVVFSKGGFVTVPVVIAAKRCKIPAIIHESDMTPGLANKLCIPSAVKVCCNFPETVSSLPADKAVLTGTPIRQELMKGDKEAGRQFCGFTSDKPVLMVIGGSLGAASVNDHIRKILPELLKAFQVIHLCGKGKMDETLKGTEGYVQYEYIKEELPDLFALSDVVISRAGANAICEISALHKPNLLIPLSANASRGDQILNARSFEKQGFSMVLEEEEITDEKLLDTIHQLYDNRHSFEEAMSAGKQMDSIHHIVSLIEECVLSKK encoded by the coding sequence ATGAAACATATTGTACTTACCGGCGGCGGTACTGCCGGACATGTTACACCAAATATTGCTCTGATCCCGACACTCAAAGCTGCCGGATATCAGATTTCCTATATCGGATCTTACGAAGGTATCGAACGTAAACTCATTGAAGAAATGGGTATTCCATATTATGGGATCTCATCTGGTAAGCTGAGACGTTATTTCGATCCCAAGAACTTCTCCGATCCTTTCCGGGTATTAAAAGGGTTCCATGAAGCAAAGAAGCTTCTCAAAAAACTGAAACCCGATGTAGTCTTTTCCAAGGGTGGTTTCGTTACCGTCCCTGTTGTAATTGCAGCCAAACGCTGCAAGATTCCAGCAATCATCCACGAGTCAGATATGACTCCGGGACTTGCCAACAAACTGTGTATTCCATCAGCCGTTAAAGTATGCTGTAACTTTCCTGAGACTGTCAGCAGTCTTCCGGCAGATAAAGCCGTACTGACCGGCACGCCGATCCGTCAGGAACTGATGAAAGGTGATAAGGAAGCCGGCCGTCAGTTCTGTGGATTTACTTCTGACAAACCGGTACTGATGGTGATCGGCGGAAGCCTTGGTGCAGCCTCTGTAAATGACCATATCCGCAAGATTCTCCCGGAACTTCTGAAAGCTTTCCAGGTTATCCATCTCTGCGGCAAGGGCAAAATGGACGAAACCCTCAAAGGTACCGAAGGCTATGTTCAGTATGAATATATCAAAGAAGAACTTCCGGATCTTTTTGCCCTGTCTGACGTGGTAATCTCCCGCGCAGGTGCAAACGCCATCTGTGAGATCAGTGCTCTTCACAAACCAAATCTTCTGATTCCGCTGTCTGCAAATGCCAGTCGTGGTGACCAGATCCTGAATGCCCGTTCTTTCGAAAAACAGGGATTCAGCATGGTACTTGAGGAAGAAGAAATCACTGATGAGAAACTTCTGGATACGATCCATCAGCTGTATGACAACCGTCATTCTTTCGAAGAAGCAATGTCTGCAGGCAAACAGATGGATTCCATCCATCATATCGTTTCGTTGATCGAGGAATGTGTTTTATCAAAAAAATAA
- a CDS encoding TadE/TadG family type IV pilus assembly protein, giving the protein MKARKGSFTIEAACVMSLVLITVMGVLYLSFFVHNRSWLTAAAYEAALAGSIEGVQKNGQIYEAASAKAQELGNVGFFGAENLSYQVSDGKTVKVSYQADTIAGFGGFRWVLRTEGSSKIIRPAQWIRKVKVASEIVKDTE; this is encoded by the coding sequence ATGAAAGCCAGAAAAGGAAGTTTTACAATAGAGGCAGCCTGCGTGATGTCGCTTGTGCTGATAACGGTAATGGGAGTTTTATATCTTTCCTTCTTTGTACATAATCGTTCCTGGCTGACGGCTGCAGCGTACGAGGCGGCACTGGCGGGAAGTATAGAAGGTGTACAAAAAAACGGACAGATATATGAAGCCGCTTCTGCAAAAGCACAGGAACTTGGAAATGTGGGATTCTTTGGCGCAGAGAATCTGTCTTACCAGGTCAGCGATGGAAAAACAGTAAAAGTCTCCTATCAGGCAGATACAATCGCTGGGTTTGGAGGTTTTCGCTGGGTACTGCGGACGGAGGGCAGTTCAAAGATCATTCGTCCGGCGCAGTGGATCCGCAAAGTAAAAGTAGCATCTGAAATCGTGAAGGATACAGAATAA
- a CDS encoding DUF4367 domain-containing protein translates to MKKEFEKEQNDNQIDDAFLDMPDMEDDEKFRQWLEKEYLKEADAIEEALFDGRKFEDNQDIVEKLSVSRENFYQRAREEGLLEDTADEKAEDEKNTEEAVPESMEKKILEFRKNAGVSKDAARDANRNSGKRKHSYVRFGRIAGIAGLCLICVFAASMSSEANRKYLVNSVRILSGNDSQFISYNDDSNENASTKESDAIADIEEKLDVKMPEFYYRPYGMEFSMYEISEPTSFAYIKYKLNDTNVLFYVDKQQKNKASDISSISGKEKIVDTISKDWGSIVVKEIEDKSDKQSTYTANWIYEENSYTIAGKIKFNEIKKLVEYMKF, encoded by the coding sequence ATGAAAAAAGAGTTTGAGAAAGAACAGAACGACAATCAGATAGATGATGCATTCCTGGATATGCCGGATATGGAGGATGACGAGAAATTTCGTCAGTGGCTGGAAAAGGAATATCTGAAGGAAGCAGATGCCATCGAGGAAGCTCTTTTTGATGGCAGAAAATTTGAGGACAATCAGGATATCGTAGAGAAACTGAGCGTTTCCAGAGAAAACTTCTATCAGCGTGCCAGAGAAGAAGGTCTGCTGGAGGATACGGCAGATGAGAAGGCAGAAGATGAGAAGAATACAGAAGAAGCAGTGCCTGAATCTATGGAAAAGAAAATTCTGGAATTCAGAAAAAACGCAGGTGTATCAAAGGATGCTGCACGTGATGCGAACAGAAACTCCGGCAAAAGGAAACACAGTTATGTGCGCTTTGGCAGAATCGCCGGAATCGCGGGCCTGTGCCTGATCTGCGTGTTCGCTGCAAGTATGAGCAGCGAGGCGAACCGGAAGTATCTGGTGAACAGTGTGCGGATATTGAGCGGAAATGACAGCCAGTTTATTTCATATAATGATGACTCCAATGAGAATGCAAGCACAAAAGAAAGTGATGCGATTGCGGATATAGAAGAAAAACTGGATGTAAAGATGCCAGAGTTTTATTATCGGCCGTATGGGATGGAGTTTTCTATGTATGAAATAAGTGAACCCACTTCTTTTGCGTATATTAAATATAAATTGAATGATACAAATGTATTATTTTATGTAGATAAACAACAAAAAAATAAAGCAAGTGATATTAGTAGTATAAGTGGAAAAGAAAAAATAGTAGACACAATATCAAAAGATTGGGGAAGCATAGTAGTAAAAGAAATAGAAGACAAGTCGGATAAGCAATCAACATATACGGCAAATTGGATTTATGAAGAAAATTCATATACTATAGCTGGAAAAATAAAATTTAATGAAATAAAAAAATTAGTTGAATATATGAAATTTTAG
- a CDS encoding two-component system sensor histidine kinase NtrB has translation MQEKNIITQTKKEFQSMLSTFSHEIRNPLALITSEMQMLSDSQPQLCFNEHWDNIMENLNYIRELLDELSRYQNAGHISLVQTNLSICLDRITSSFRPALDYLGISFETDIPRDLPQISLDQTKIRQALFNLLRNAQESIQHTHGKILFSASAVPDGVQITISDNGCGMTEDQIENAFRPFVTYKPGGTGLGLAVTRQIIEAHQGTLCVESTPKEGTSFYIFLPG, from the coding sequence ATGCAGGAAAAAAACATTATCACACAAACAAAAAAAGAGTTTCAGTCGATGTTGTCCACATTTTCGCATGAAATAAGAAATCCGCTGGCATTGATCACCAGCGAAATGCAGATGTTGTCGGATTCACAGCCACAGCTCTGTTTCAACGAACACTGGGATAACATTATGGAAAATCTGAACTATATCCGTGAGCTGCTGGATGAACTTTCCAGATATCAAAATGCCGGTCACATTTCCCTTGTACAGACAAATTTAAGTATCTGCCTGGATCGAATTACCAGTTCCTTTCGACCGGCACTGGACTACCTTGGAATCTCCTTTGAGACTGACATCCCCCGTGATCTTCCCCAGATCAGTCTGGATCAGACAAAAATCCGTCAGGCTCTTTTTAACCTTCTCCGTAATGCGCAGGAATCTATCCAGCATACTCACGGCAAAATCCTTTTTTCCGCTTCTGCCGTTCCGGACGGTGTCCAGATCACCATCTCGGATAACGGATGTGGCATGACAGAAGACCAGATTGAAAACGCCTTTCGTCCCTTCGTAACATACAAGCCCGGGGGCACTGGCCTCGGGCTTGCTGTCACCCGGCAGATCATTGAAGCCCACCAGGGTACACTATGTGTAGAAAGCACTCCGAAAGAAGGTACTTCCTTTTATATTTTTCTTCCAGGATGA